The DNA sequence CGCAAGGAATCTGGAAAGGGACCGGCGAGAAGATTGAAAAGGGAAGGGTTGATCCCGGCAGTTTTTTACGGACCGAGGACGGAGACGATGCTGTTGTCAATAAATTCTTCCGCGCTGCTGAAGTTGATAAGAGAAAAAGAAGAGAATGTATTCATCAAGCTCGTCATTGATGATCAGGATAGGAAGATGGAAAAGTTTTCGGTCCTCAAAGAGCTCCAGACCAATCCGATCACGGGAAGATTTTATCATGCTGATTTTTGTGAAATCAGTATGGATGATAAGCTTGTCTTTGATATACCTCTTCATTTTATAGGGAAGCCTGTAGGTATTGAAGAGGGGGGCAATTTTCAACATTTGAAAAGAGAACTGAAAGTTTCC is a window from the Syntrophales bacterium genome containing:
- a CDS encoding 50S ribosomal protein L25/general stress protein Ctc, which produces MKASELRACIRKESGKGPARRLKREGLIPAVFYGPRTETMLLSINSSALLKLIREKEENVFIKLVIDDQDRKMEKFSVLKELQTNPITGRFYHADFCEISMDDKLVFDIPLHFIGKPVGIEEGGNFQHLKRELKVSCLPAVLPAFIEVDVSGLRIGDAIKVRDIKPVDGVTILDPEDAVIAMVTAPRVVAETEKEDESKSSAEEKE